The Dendropsophus ebraccatus isolate aDenEbr1 chromosome 3, aDenEbr1.pat, whole genome shotgun sequence genomic interval CATACAGCAAACATACACTAAAAAGAAgaaactataggggagatttatcaaactggtgcaaagtagaattgtcttagttgcccctagcaaccaattagattagaggtggaatctgattggttgcctggggcaactaagacaattctactttacaccatatttgataaatctccccctatgtgttgtcCTTACACAGTATTTATTTAGTATTTGTATGAAGGGTATCCTGTATAATTATATGGTACATTTAGCTTCCTGACAAATGTTTGTTTCCTCTTTTTAGATGGACATCCAATAATGGCAGCCGGAAGCCCCATTGGCCACATTGGTCTATGGGATCTAGAAGAAAAAAAGCTGATGAGCCAGATGAGGGGTGCTCATTCAACTGCTATTGCTGGCTTAACCTATGTTCACGGAGAACCTCTTCTTATAACCAATGGTGCTGATAATGCAATACGGGTAATAAAGATTAATAGCAGTTTTGTCCGTTATGAATTTTTTTAAGGAAATATaccttttagggtgggttcacacttaaCTCATTAGCAGTGAATTTCACACTTCTAGTttacagcgaaatctgctgtggatcccttagggtgggttcatactgaggaattcttgcgggtAATGTCCATGGAATTCCGTCGGcgggccgcgcgcctttccgccagctccatagacaccattctatgggccggcgtattctgctatccgccgaaagaagtgacatcctgctcagccaatcagtgggctgccccaccgcagccactgcaGCTGgacgtcaggatgccgggagcccccgaagcaagccggaacgCGGACCAGAAGTGTATACACTGGGCCGTTTTATACTTATTTATGTATACGGGAATGTATACACCGGGATAGTTTTCCTTGTTCTGGCAGTTATAGTTGCTGCCACGTCTTAAGTaccaggccacttagccaatggTTGGCCGCTACACTGTCCCAGTGATCGGTCTAAGCAGTCTATCACTTCAGACACTTCAGCTGAAATTGCAGGACATCTGAAAGGGTTCACAGGCATGAATACGCActgacattgctaacaatgtatatacagcccttgctgcatgattatcagGCCATACATAATCTCAGAAAGCAAgcgctaatctagcagatcggcatttGCTTACAGTGATTCTAGCTGTTTTATCATTCTTAATTGTGGATAAAATTTTCTTTGGCTTGATGCACCAGAAttttgattccttttttttttttgtattaagcCATGCATCCTTTACCCGAAGCCGTACTTCCATTTgtgtatacaccatgcatgtcTTGGTTGGAATAGCAACTTCTGTGTAGTTGCTGAATGTAATAAACCTTACACAAATTTGAAATCAAACAGGTGTGGATCTTTGATGGCCCTGGTGGACAAGGCCGTTTGCTTAGGTTCCGTGTTGGTCACAGTGCACCACCTACCTTCATTCGGCACCATGGGCTAGATGGAAAACATATCCTTAGTGCAGGTAAGCCATGATGATTCTGTCTACAGTTTGATAGGTTTGAACGATTTCACTTTGAAAATGAATtataaaatttagaaaaatttttTCTTATTGTGCAGGACAGGATGGAGCTATGCATTCATTTTCCACAGTCCATGACAGATACAGTAAAAGCCTCGGTCATGGTAAGTGAATGAAAGAACAGTGAAATGTTTTACAACATTTACAGCTTCCACTTTGTTCTAATAATTGGGAAGGGTCACAGAGGTTTTTATGCCTCCAAAGACACTGGTGGCATGTTCTAGCTATATGCCACTAATCGCTTTATATCTGTGATGAGACTAAGCCCTTTATGAGATATaacatgtttttgttttatatgttctaATACATTGCCTTATATTGATAGGATCAGTGGATAAAGCCAAATCTAAAAAACTTGGACTTCGTGCCAAACACCTGAGGCTGCCTCCTGTTGTGTCGTTTGCATCtggtatgtatttttttaaatgttatatttttatgATCTTTTCCTTTTAAAGGAGTATTGGACTCCTGATCTTGCCCCCTGAAATGGTGAGAATGAGGAGTATCTGCACCATTGTGGAGACTGCCAAGGGCAGTGGGAGCACTAAAATCAGGATTCTCAAGGGTTATTCTAACAAAACCAGGCAGCTTTATACAGTCATTTTGAATGTAGGATATGCTCTAAAATAAAATGTAGTAAAGGGTTATTCCAACCTCATGGACACAAAACAATCCTGATTTAGTACTGCATCCCTTCATAGCTTTCTAGACATTGTAGCACCCCTGGTAACTGTGCAAAATACTGTAGCACAGTCCTATTCAATAATGCAGCTTTGGGAACAGTGCTGCACCATATTCCTCTATCACTGCTTTATGCCCACCTGCAgtgcagattggtgcactgagggtaaTGGGTAGTGTTTGTGTATAACAGTGCAGTCTGTATTAATTTCTAAGGAGACACCCAAGTCAACCAAAGCTTGGCTGAGAAAAAGATCCTGGAATATCCTGGAGTTACCTTCTCAGTCTACAGATTTAAATCTGTTTTTAAATGGAAGactaatctaacttgctgatatgtctcttgtgcacggggcgctgaagatgaaggtaagtttcttaccttcatcctctgcaccgtttCCATGTAGTTAGTAGTTACATCCTTATGCTAATCAGGTGCTTTGAACCACTAGGGGTAGGACTACTGccccagagcaccaatctgcCCCCTGTCAGCCCGCCATTCCCAATGAATGTCAATGGAGTGGGCTGGCCAGGGGCAGGCTGGATCGGTGCACTGTGGGGGGAGGTATTCCTACCCCCAGTGCTACAAAGTGGATAGTAGCCTGTGGATAGAACTACTAAATACACAGAAacaatgaaggtaagagacttacctgtctaacctgctgatagttttcctttaaagaaggcagctgctgcactaaagCATCAAACAACATTGAGCTGGAGGCTTTTTTATGTGAAGAATGGGCAAAGATTCAAATTGAGATGTGTAAGAAGTTTGTCAGCAAGTACCGAAAAAATTAGCTTGGGCCATGCCAAAGTAAAAACTGATTTCAAATAAGCttggttcagaaagttatacagatttgtaaatcatttCTATTTAAGTGATTTATCactgttcctgtcacagacaaaggtggcagcagagagcaccatatcagactggaaggagtacaccacttcctgcaggacatatagcagctgataagtactggaagactttagattttttttttatagaaatctaCAAATCTGTAAACCCTTCTGACATCTGCTGATTTAAGTGATTATTTTTCCAGAGTATTCCTTTAAGGCTGCTTTACAACATCCTCACGTGGAGGGTTGAATAATAGTGCCagtgttaagatttttttttttttttaactcaacttTAAGTCAACTTCTCTTGTAAAATAActcatatattttatttaacaaGGTCTCGGTCTCTTTTCATTatcatatacagcactatattgtCTTTTGTGGTGAGGAGGTTATATACTTCTGATTGCAACTACACATTGCCACTAATTGGTTAAAAGGCTAAAAAGAAAGGGAGGAAGGCGCCATAGGATAATACCATAAGAACAGGGGGGACTAAGGGAGCATAAATTGGTATGCTCACCTTTAAATGTTGTACGGAGGGTACAACACCTTGTAGCGCTATCAGTGAAGATAGGTCGAAAGCCAACAGCAGCCGGTCCGATGGTGTCTAGGATCTTAGGCAACGAGATCCAGGACTTCTGGTAGATGCGGTAGTGTTGTAACCTTGGGCTTAACCAAGGTTAAAATGGATAAGGACTAGAGATAAGCtaacctcgagtatgctcgagttaatccgaacccgaacgatcggcatttgattagctggggctgctgaacttggataaagctctaaggttgtctggaaaacatggaaacagccaatgactatatcaatgttttccagacaaccttagagctttatccaacttcagcagccaccgctaatcaaatgcttaacgtttggatgaacttgagcatgTAATGGCGCTAAAAATGGCTCTAACCAGCGATGAAtaaaattataattattttattgtcTCATAAAAACAGGCCCCTTTGTCAAGTTTCAAGAGACATGCATAACGGGACAGAGTAGTCAGAATAAATAGGTAGAACATGGCCCACTGTTTGTCGGACAACCCGTCCCTAGGAAAACAGTGAGAAAAAATAaacgtgtatatataatgtaacaatatAACATAAATATCAAATGCTTCTAATGTAATTGAAATTCATAAAATGTAACATCAAACTACCACTTTGCAAAAGATTAGTAGGAGTGTCATTACAGCTTCGGTCGCATGATTAGTTTTTTCAAGACTCAACTTTATTGGAAATCGTCTGGTATCGGCAGAAGGGAAATGTTTTGCCGACGTGGATGAGAGACAAACTGTGGGCTGTGGAGGGGAAGAAACATTTCTCCCGAACTGAAGATAGTGGGCGGAGCTGGTGTTGTGCTAAATGGCATGATGTATCAGAGTTAGTGGAGATGTAAGTTTGTATCAGAATTGTATCAAAGCGCTGAAAAGATTGTGCCCGGAGCGCTGAAGGCATGGTCTTAAAAAGGTTTAGAGTCTTAAAAAGGTAAACTGTTATATATTCTGGTGAAATGTTTCTTCCCCTCCACAGCCCACAGTTTGTCTCTCATCCACTGGGCAAAACATTACCCTTGTGCCGATATTAGACGATTTCAAATAAAGTTGAGTCTTGAAAAAACTAATCATGTGACCGAATCTGTAATGACACTCCTACTAATCTTTTGCAAAGTGGTAGTTTGATGTAACATTTTATGAATTTCAATTAAATTAGAAGCATTTGCTATTTGTTATATTGTTACATTAAACATacgtttgtttttttctgttttatcttATGTATAGATCTCACTGTTTTCCTAGGGGCGGGTCTCCCGACAAACAGTGGGCCATGTTCTACCTATTTATTCTGACTACTCTGTCCCATTATGCATGTCTTTTGTAACTTGACAAAGGGGCACAGACCCTGAAACGCGTTGTTTTCATGAGACAATAAAAGAATTATAATTTTATTCATCGCTGCTTAGAGCCATTTTTAGCCCCATTACAGGTCCTCATCCATTTTAACCTTGGTTAAGCCCAAGGTCAGAACACTGCCGCACATTGCCGTTAATGTCACTTATATTATTGTTACTACTCTTTATGGTTTTATCAGTGTTATATATTTTGCattctaaaataaatatattgataaaatacagATATAATCCATGTACATGGATTTATGtgcttttttgcattttttttggcAGAGATTGCACGGCagagtgactgggatgggattaTTGCATGTCACCAGCGCAAGTTATCCTGTACTACATGGAATTTTGTTAAATCGACTATGGGAACTCACAAGCTAAAGCCCCCATATCTCATTAAAACAAGCACAGGAAACGTATATGCCACAGTAAGTATGGGTCatattacacggcacgataaCTAAGGGgaagtgagtgccgacctgtctgttcagcgctcgcttccccctcgttcTTCGTCCCAGAATACTCATTTAATTTCATTTTGATGCCCAAAACGGGCTCAGGTCCAGATTGTtcagatgtttgtttgttttgcaggCTGTAGAAATCACAAGCTGTGGTAATTTTGTAGTGATTGGATTGTCAGCCGGTAATGTGGATGTATATAACATCCAGTCCGGAATTCACAGAGGTTCTTATGGGGAGGAAAAAGGCAAGTGTTAccttatttattaattattattttattttttttatttttactggtcCTATGTATACCATTCTATATATACCATTTATTTGTTAAATACAGTAAAAGAAGTGTTAAGCTGCACAAGTGTTTACCTGCAGCCAGAGAAAAGTGCGTGGTCACCACCTGTGTATGTGTTTCTATGACCTGAAACATTCTTGTTTTATTTACAACTACCGGAGACCTGTACCAGCTTGCCAGCATTGTGTAGTTTGAAGGGGTTATCATGCCTGTAAAAATGTACGTCCTCTCCTCCAATCTCAGTATGAGATTGTAGGAGGTGCAAAACCCAGGAGGGGGCCCTGGGGCTCATGACTGGGACCGTGCAGCAATTCCTACTAACTACTAAAAGTATGGTGATAGCTAGAATGAATGTGAATGTAAAGGCTGCAGCGTTTCCTACTGATTTGTGATTGTGCCAGAAGTTGGACCCTGTCCTATCCTGAGGTTGGTTTGTCAGTTCTACAGGCTTGATAATCCTTTTACTTTATCATGCGCTCACTATTGAAAATCTGTTTAACCACACTAGGGATTTGAAGGAAACTGGTCAGCTCTCTAATGCCCTATAAGCTGCCCCCATTACCTAGTTGTAGTGCTATATTGATTAATATGGATCTCCTTCACAGCTCACAATGGTTCCATCAGAGGGGTTGTAGTTGATGGTTTAAACCAGATGACAATCACAATTGGCAGCGATAAACTCATCAAGTTTTGGAAGTTTAAGTCCAAACAGTTGATGCACACAATCGACATTGCAGTCTGTCCTACCTCATCCTTGCTCCATAGAGAAAGGTAAGTTATAATGTCCATAACTCAtcgctcctcctgtatacagagtgcTTTAATAGAAATGTACATATGTTTTAAAAAGGATTCCTATGATCTAAAAACAAATACATCACGTTTTTTATATGACAGCGGCATGTTGGCAGTCGCCCTGGATGACTTCACCATTAAAGTTTTTGATATTGAAACTTGCAAACTAGTGAGACAGTTTCCGGGACACAATGGAAAGATCAATGATATGGTGAGGACCATGGCACCATTCATTTACTCTTCAGTAATAAAACTCTTAGttaaaaatgtgttgttttttctctcctttctaaGACTTACAGCCCTGATGGTCGATGGCTGATGACTGCATCTATGGACTGTACTGTTAAAGTCTGGGACTTCCCATCTGGATGGTAAGCGTGTCCCAGAACGGAGCCTTTCACTCATTTGGTCACAGTATTGTTATGATAATATCACACAAGCTAGTGAGAAGAGGGTGAAGTAAATGTTTCAAGCAGCACTCACCATTAACACACCTAATACTCCATACTACCAGCTGTATGAATAAGACAGTCGAATTTCATTGCATAATATCGATGGGAAGATAATGCTGACCTGTTCTGTTCTCTATTGCTTGTGAATTGTCGCAATAATATGGTTAACATTATATTACATGTTATCCTATCATTATCTTTCCTTCTGCGATCAGGGTTATTTAAAGAGTTCTGACACAAAAAATAGACCTACTTTGGGTATAGATTAATGTTCTGACTctgctatttttttcttttttgtatgtCCAAGTGTACATTTTGTTTAAAATAAGGGAAGTTCAGAGGAACTGTATtttgattgtatttttttttttctgggaaaaaaaaaccctaaagaaAACGCCACTCGCTCCTCATTGTCACCACTCTGGTTTCCCCTGCTACTGCAATAAGCTCCCCATACACTGTCCATGTGGTGCTGCAGTGTCACATGCTCGATGTACATCATGGCTACACTTCTGGTGGGGAAACCTTTgcagtgttagggtatgttcacattgattCCGCAGCTCGCTAACGGCCATGCGCATCTGCCCCTGTGCCCTAGAGTCCATTCTTTACACAGGCAGTTTCTGCCAtctatccaaagaatgaaccagtTCATTCTTTGAATGGATGGCagaatccacccgaccatagaatggagtctaaggcacgggcggagatgcgagtGGTGGAAAGCACGGGAACTTCTCCGTGGGGattctatagtgtgaacataccctaagtgctGCGAGGTGAAATTAAATTCCTTTTTTGTCCTTGCTGGTATGctataactttttttaattttttttttgatagGAAGATAGGAAGATATGTAAGATGTTTAGCTTGTTTCAACTGTTTTGATATGTAAGATGTTTTGCTTGTTTCAACTGTTTTCTTCTTATGTTTTCTGCAGCCTCATAGACTGTTTTCTGTTGGATTCACCTGTTGTCAGCCTTACAATGTCCCCTACGGGAGATTTCCTGGCTACCGCCCATGTGGATGACCTTTCTCTTTATTTATGGTATGCTGTATTCCACCTTATAATTTCACACTAAATGGGTCCTGTTTAAGGTTGCgtatacacagagatttatctgacagatttttgaagccaaagccaggaacagactataaacagaacaggtcataaaggaaaggctgagatttctcctattttcaaatccatttctggctttggcttcaaaaaaaattctgataaatctctctgagGCACCCTAAGTAATGCAAATCTAAGATCTGGATTACCTGTGGTAATAAAGCCCCTTTTATagcaactctgtacctacaatctgtccctcccaaaccacttgtaccttcagatagctgcttttatcccaagatctgtcctggggtccgttcagcaggtgatgcagttattgtcctaaaaaacaacttttaaacttgcagccctgtgtcaaactgccggggcctagagtgtctttgcccaggcttgctccacccctcctccccaccctcttcataattaggaatgccactggcaggatttttcctattcctcggtagggaacattgcacaggtgccttaacgatccagcccatgtgcagtgttcacacagctgataactaggagaaaacctgcctggggcattactaatgatgaagagggtggggaggaaggacagagaggttgtgctagcctaatgcactcacactctaggccacgccatgttgacacagggctgcaaatttaaaagttgttttttaggacaataactgcatcacctgccaaacggaccccaggacagatcttgggatgggcagattgtgagtacaaaGTCACTTTGAGgcgatttgtttttgtttttttgttgtttttttttcaagccgtatactaaaacatgtttttttctgatctatttttattattattattattattattattattattattattattattattactaagttCAGGTTGTTATGCCTGCCATCTGCCATTAGATGGTATAAGGTACCAGCATTGAGTTAGTAATAAGTTAAAAACACTCGCCAGTTAATTGTAAATGGAATTTATTCACTGGATTCctaatttgtatttattttggCTACAGGTCAAACAAGTCTTTGTTCTCTTTGGTTTCCTTACGTCCTCTGCCATCAAACTATGAACCAGTTGTGGTGATGCTTCCTGGTGTAGCCGATGAGGTTGAGGGTAAGAAGTGTTTATTTTCTTCACACTAAGTGAGACGTCTTTGTGTCGTTATATAGTTTGCTTTTttgggtttgtttgttttattgttaatagtgcagtgttttgtttttttttgtttgtttttttgtttttggttacCATTTACTGTTTCATGTTTCCAGAAGACATAGTCGAAGTTGAAGATGCCAGCGAGGACATGATGGAATATGAATCTCCCGAGCAACTAGGAGAGAAGTTGGTGACATTATCGCTATTACCTGAGTCAAGATGGAAGAACCTTTTGAATCTTGATGTCATCAAGGTACCGTGACCTTGGCATGTTGCAATGAGAATTGGTAACGTTTAAGTTATTGAATATAAAGCTTAGACTAGAAAAGTACTATAACTTGCTTAATTAATCTGTCCCTTACATTACCAGAAGTGTAAATAGATATGAAATGCAATATTTTACATATATTCTGGTCTACCTAGTTATTTTACATATATTCTGGTCTACCTAGTTAAATAGAAGTCTGATAATCTATTTGTGTGTCATTTGTTAGAGAAGAAACAAACCTAAAGAGCCTCCAAAGGTTCCCAAGTCTGCACCTTTTTTCATTCCTACCTTGCCTGGACTTGTCCCACGTTTTGGTTCTGAAGCACAGGACGAAATGCCTCAAGTAAGTGTTCTCTTACAGACTTTTAGtcatttaaatgggcactgtcactttaaataacttGATATGTCCTAAAGCTGTATACAAAAGTTTTAATCGGCCAGGTTGTGGGTTTTTAGACCCCCACAATCATTACATAAAGTCCAGCTTTATGTAATGATCGTGTGTGTACAGAACCACCATAACACAGGTGCATCCTGCTGTACTGTGACAGTTGTTCAGAAATGGTTTGAATGTAGCCAGTtattttaattaactttttttaatgtatttttttttttttttttagtccaaaGTTGTGAATCTTGGAGTTCTTGAACAGAAATCTGCTTTTTGCATCCAGCTTGAAGAGTCGCTTGCTCATAACAACTGTGAGTTCCagtcatttctatttctgtgctCTAGAGTCTGTTTTAGTAGTATACGGGTcagtatatttttatattttgaaaacagttaaaggggttgtccagcgaaaatctttttctttcagatcaactggtttctgaaagttatatagatttgtaatttacttctatttaaaaaatttctgcagatcctgtacgtgtgaatgcacccttagagaGAATGAGAAGTGGGAGAGGGTAGTAAGCGGGCTAGTGGACTGTAATGGAGAGATGAGGAAAAGCAAATGTGTTCTGGGAATTATAATGCTGAGCGACTGCTCAACAAGGAAGTACAGaactaccgtatttttcgctttataggacgcaccttttgataagacgcacccctgattttaggggagaaaaatagaaaaaaaaatattttgctcattgtcacagtttggagatagcatatagtgcccacatagtagccaatcccccataaagtgccccccatagtagccagtgccccccatagtagccagtgccccccatagtagccagtgccccccatagtagccaatccccccatagtagccagtgcccctcatagtagccaatccccctatagtagccagtgcccctcatagtagccagtgcccctcatagtagccagagcccctcatagtagccaatccccccatagtagccaatccccccccatagtagccagtgacccccatagtagccagtgacccccatagtagccagtgacccccatagtagccagtgacccccttagtaccctgtgccccccatagcagccatttccccccctaaaacaacaaaccagtaactcacctgtccggcggccccagcagctcctgtctcccgtcggccgcgcgcacttccgaatcctccgggcacaggcagcggggtacagagacgctgcctgtgccggaagtgtcctgcaacctctatcatgaatgatagaggctgcagaacacatccaggacacaggcagtctctgtaccccgctgcctgtgcccggaggatgtcggaagtgcgcacggccgacgggagacaggagctgctggggccgccgcaCAGGGAGTTCCGGGACCACCTCCACCCGgtcgctcagctgacagccgatcaggagcccaggaaagtgctgctcattgcactttcccgggcttctgatcagctcagctgagcggcgatggaggggcaggctgggcggaggggatcgctcagagccgctcactatgcatatgcatagtgagcggcaatacagggggcgggcgggacggcttccttgcggtgctctgcactgcttgggagccgtcttcgctttataagacgcacttagattttcctcccactttgggaggaaaaaaagtgcgtcttataaagcgaaaaatacggtaagtaCAGATTTTTCATGGTTTCAGAACTGCAGTACCTGCGAAGCTATATGCTTCTGTagcatgtttaatttttttacctgatgtccaAGTACCCCTTTATCAGAATGTGTATGTTTtaatctttgcagatgacattcCACTAAAAACTATAAAAGAGCTAGGGCCGTCCAGCATTGAAACCGAGATACGGAACCTGGCTCCAGAAGGTGGTGGTTCTATAGAGGTGATGCAGAGTTTCTTAAGGATGATTGGGAGGATGCTGGAGACGAGACTTGATTTTGAGCTAGCCCAAGCATACCTTGCTCTGTTCTTAAAGgtaagggtgttttttttttgcctttatagTTGCATATTTGCACAAGCCTTTTCTTTGCTTTTTCAGTTcgccgtgaatttttttttttattttttttttaccatttcttgtgtatatatatatatatatatatatatatatatatatataggtacatCAAAAATATGTAATAGTGATAAGAGTCTGGAATTCATTCACAGTtaagctttttaaaggggttgtctgggcaaaaAATAAGTGTTTTCTGTCAGAAAGTGGTGGATAGAGGGGACTATACGGAGGTGGGGAGCTGCACttgttagtccccccccccccaaacaacccctttaaatctccagGCATATGCTGCCCATAAGACACTAATTAGCATAAGCAATAAAATTGCCACTTTGTGTTGGGAACCTGGAGCATTCACCTGATCCCACGCTATGTCCCATCCCCACCATCCTTGGCAAACaagtgactttaaaaaaaaaatgctatagcCTGCAAGGTCACGTGACtaataatgttttttatttgtatagcacacacagattccgcagcactttacctaTCTGTGTGACCTGCCATTCACGTGACTGGCAGGTCATGTAATGCAACATTGACTTAAATCTGCCAGAGTGAGAGTCATTCTTATTCATATTAACTTCACCCGGTCAGCTGTTTCTTATTCAAACCATGTTAGCAGAATGCTGACCGTAGTCATTGGTGTTTGGGGACATCTGATCTGTTTTATAGTTCTGTTCCTCATTCATGTTCATTTGATTATGTTCCTGCTTTTCAGATCCACCTGCGGTTTATCTCCTCACAAGCGACACTATTAGAAGAGATTTCTGCATTATCAGCAAGTCTGGACGAGACCTGGCTTCACATGCAGACTTTATTTAACCAGAGCTTGTGTGTGTTAAACTACATGAAAAGTGCTTTATTGTAAAACCATCTTATTTCACCACATATTTTTtagaaataattttttaaatttttttgccaatGCACAAATTTAAGGGTCAATC includes:
- the WDR36 gene encoding WD repeat-containing protein 36, with translation MAAERGGRGSVLFTGYRSLGMYSNHIPHVVRYHKRHKEFYLVTAVGKSFLTYNVNRLGQVAVSNALPENISCLAADRMLVFAAHGNLLKAFSRNKEVIHTYKGHDAEIHLVLPFGDHVISVDTNNTVIIWDVQSEEEYLQLNFDKSNFGISAIMHPSTYLNKILLGSQQGPLQLWNVKSNKLLYTFPGWQAGVTVLQQAPAVDVVAVGLTSGKIVIHNIKFDETLMTFQQDWGPITAISFRTDGHPIMAAGSPIGHIGLWDLEEKKLMSQMRGAHSTAIAGLTYVHGEPLLITNGADNAIRVWIFDGPGGQGRLLRFRVGHSAPPTFIRHHGLDGKHILSAGQDGAMHSFSTVHDRYSKSLGHGSVDKAKSKKLGLRAKHLRLPPVVSFASEIARQSDWDGIIACHQRKLSCTTWNFVKSTMGTHKLKPPYLIKTSTGNVYATAVEITSCGNFVVIGLSAGNVDVYNIQSGIHRGSYGEEKAHNGSIRGVVVDGLNQMTITIGSDKLIKFWKFKSKQLMHTIDIAVCPTSSLLHRESGMLAVALDDFTIKVFDIETCKLVRQFPGHNGKINDMTYSPDGRWLMTASMDCTVKVWDFPSGCLIDCFLLDSPVVSLTMSPTGDFLATAHVDDLSLYLWSNKSLFSLVSLRPLPSNYEPVVVMLPGVADEVEEDIVEVEDASEDMMEYESPEQLGEKLVTLSLLPESRWKNLLNLDVIKRRNKPKEPPKVPKSAPFFIPTLPGLVPRFGSEAQDEMPQSKVVNLGVLEQKSAFCIQLEESLAHNNYDIPLKTIKELGPSSIETEIRNLAPEGGGSIEVMQSFLRMIGRMLETRLDFELAQAYLALFLKIHLRFISSQATLLEEISALSASLDETWLHMQTLFNQSLCVLNYMKSALL